The DNA segment TACCTCTGACCTATGCGTGAGGACGAAAAAGATCTTAATTTCTCCAAAAGTCATTTGAATATAAAGAATCAGAAGGAAGTTATGGAACCTATGGAAAAAGCACTCATATTAGAAGTTGGCAGTTCCCATGAATCCTAAATCTGTTAGTGGGTTTGCTTTTCTCGCTAGTAAAGTGTGCAAGGCAGGTTCTTATCCTTAGTGCTGCTGGGTGCCTAGtataaaatacacatgcatgtgtgacatatatatatatgaatccaTCACTGTCTGGAGTATAATATAATAAGAATGTCTTATGAGCAAGGGCTAGATTGCTCTTCACAAAGAACCTTCACCGACCAAGGAGGCCTAGGCATATTATTGTGAAGTAGATTAGCTGGGATCAGAGAAACCAAGACTGGTGAAGGGTAGTTATTGTCTAGTGAGGGCAGATCAGAAAACTTAGCATTGGTATCCAACCCATTGCTTCTGAGCTGTGAGcccttgtctttgtgtgtgtgtgtgtgtgtgtgtgtgtgtgtgtgtgtgagagagagagagagagagagagtatgtgtgtgcgtgtgtgtgtgttccgtcATTTGTTCATAAGGAGATGCAATACTTTATCAGTCTGCCTTGGCTGTTGCGGTGGTCAAATGGGATAACAGATATGAAGGATAAAAGGTACCAGCTGCTTTGGCCTGGTGTGCTAGCTCTTGGCAACAAGAAGAAAGTACGGTATGCAACGAAGTCAATGGCTACTGCCTGATTTACCTGCCTCAGTGCCAACCTCCAGCTTCTCTATAGGTAACACTGGGATGATGGAGACCATATAAGCCTTAAACAATTGTTCTTAGGATAAATAAGAATCCCAGTGGCAAGAACTTTGCAAATGTTGAGTTCTCTGTCTCAAGTcttgcacatggtgcacagcaCATTTAAAAGGCAAGCTCATTTAAAGGTGCTTGGGTTTGGCATCTTAAAGACGATTTTCCAGGGAAGTCTAAATAGCtctttttagttttgaaaaaaataaaataaagcagctAAACATTGCTATTGTTTCTTAAGTTTTCTTACTCttggctgggggaagggaggagagtcctTCCTCTCTTTGGAAAGTTCTACTGAAGCAGGTCAACCAGAGAACACAACAGGAAATTATGCCCTGGCACAGGAGGACCCAAGGAAATAGTACATGAAGAATTTGATAAAATGAGGCTGACAATGAATATGGTTTAGATGTCTGAGACAGCTGTGCATAGGTTTATAGTCCTGTACTTGCTAATTATGATCTCTCAAGTGTATTTCTAGGTCATGGGCAACATTTAGGAGGATGGAACCTGATCTGAATTAGCTTCCTCAGGTTTGTGCTAGTTAGGACCCATATGGTAGCTTTTTTTGCTTCGAATTAATGACAGGATTGTGTTTCTACTTTCCCCTCtggctgtcttcctctttctAGTTAGAGGTGAATGACAGAGAGGGGCACCTGAAGGCTTCGAAATTATTTCTTGGCCATATTTAATTATTGCTATGGTCTAGCTTCTGCCTCTTAAACACATTTTTCcacttattttcttttacatatgactttttaaaattgtgaaaCACAGCTCTGAGCCGTCTTCTATAGACATGTCTGCTTGCCAGTGCTGACGCTTGCTTGCACTGATACACACACTACGGAAGAAGCAGCAGCGAGTGCTTTCTCCCATAGGTGTATACTCAGGAAAGACATCATGCCTTTTAGGTGATGATATTCCTTGCCACAGATGGGCTCTTCCCTGGCTGGGAAATCTCACCTCTGCTCTGGTCTATTGTAGGTGATATTCTCCAATCACTATTACCCACAAAATCACCCCCACTAAACAAATTCAATATTCATCAGACATAGATGGGTACATTATGACCAGGAATTTTCAAGACatgtattatgtgtatgagtacttTATCTGAATATATGTattgcaccatgtgtgtacctggtgtccctgtaggtcagaagaagacattaTTCCCCAGGGCTTGAGTTATGGATGGTCGTTAGACAGCATATGGATGCCAAGTTTTCAACCTAGGTTTTCCATAAGAGCAAACAGTGCACTTAACTGataaaccatctttccagccccaactcTTATTGTATTTTGATAACTAAATGTTGGCAGCAAAACttctttgaagtatttttttttctacaagtcCAAATTCAGGAAGTGCACTTCTAAGTAACTTTATTTTTGGAGCTCCATCTTAACCATACCTTTAGGCCTAAAGAAAGCCTTTCCCAAACAGAATTAACCTATTTTAGATGGAGAGGGCTTTGGTTCAGCAAcatgtaagtgtgcatgtgtgcggtGGGggctgtatgtggtatgtgtatatgtgtagtgtgtatgcGTGTCCATTAGTGCTAATGCAAACACACTTCAAGAACTAAGCAGGACTTCAATGCTTAGGttgattttgctttttggtttgctTGTCTCTGTTTTACAGTTTAAAGGGACTATCAAAAGAACATCTGATTTCAGGTATATTTGATAAATAAGTACTCTAAGTGAAAatgaaattctattttgtttcttgaaaGGAAAGAGAACCGAAACAAAAGCAATTGCCTCACTTGAAAgtcaaaacattaaaattaaaactaaaggaATAAAAACTGAGCTAATGAATAAACATGAATTAATTGATAGCTCAGTGAAAAGCAGGATATAGTTACCTTAAGTCAAATGATAATACGCTCCATATATTCACCATGAAAAATCAGGAAACAGCTATGAATTTGTAGGGTGATTAATATGCTACCCTTGAATTAATGCTTCTCATTCATTTCACGAGAGCATTAGTTCTAAACCCCATTTCAGAGAAGCATACTTTTAGAGTCAGCATTGTGCAAACCTTTGTCTTTGGAATGCTTAGCTCTGTGCTATACCCTAGGGGAGAAGCAAGTAAAGTGTAGAACAGTTTCTGCATAAGCTTGGAACTTCAGCACGaaggttgttcttgttgttgagGAACCAAAGTGCTTCAGCAAAGAGAAGGCTGCATCCATCCACTGCCAGTGAAATTTAGTGGTCATAGCTATGTCATGGCCCTGGTCCAGGTAGGCTACACTAAGATTTAGTGTAATGCTGGATTAGCATGTGAGGCCATAGGAGTGGAGAGCTGAGGGATACCGGGACGAGATCAGCTATTAAAACCAACAGGGGATCGTCAGGAGCAGAATGTATAAAAGACATAATCGTTTGAGCTAGGGAGGTGGCTCGGTCAGTAAAGCTCATGCTCGGTAGGCATGAGGATGAGAGTTTAGATCCGCAGAATCCACCAGGCAGTGGCCGCCTATAATCTCAGAACTGAGGAAGCAGAAATGGGAGCCCCAGGGGAAGCTGACTAGACTAGCTGGGTCAGTGAGTTCTGCAAAAGAACCCAACTCTAAATGAAGAAGAGAGCAATTAAAGATACCCAACATCAACTttaagcctacacacacacacacacacacacacacacacacacacacacgttcacactcATGtaaaaatgcatacacatacatacatacacacacatcatctcACATCacctacaatttttttaaagtgtcatGAGACTGGCGTCCCCTCTGCTGAGGGCCCACCTTGGAAGACACGGCCTATGTCCCAGACTAGATATCTACAGCGAGGCAGAGAAACGTAGATAGCCCTGAGAGCACAGCCCGAGCAAGGCTGGTTGCCTAGAGGCATCCTTAGTTTTTGGATAAGACCTCGAGATTGTGAAGCATCTTAGACATTTCTCTGTGGAGTTTGGAAAAAGCTGGAAGAGTTGGTTTGGAAAAGAGACTCCGATTTTAAAGCTAACGTAGGAGAAGTTGTCCTGGCAACCCTGCCTGTCTCTTCATCGTCACGTCAGCCTTGTCCTAGCATAGCAGTTAATTTAGCCTTCAATTATTAATAGGAACTAGTCATTATTTGCACTGAGAGTAATGAAACCAAATGAACATTGCAAATCCGTCCTTTTAATCCGTCTTCAGTCTATATTCAACAGAAGTTATGATATGGCACTTATTGTGTTAATTGATCTATAATAGCAGTTTTGTTTCCAAATGTAAACATCAGGGAGCTATTCCTAAGGTTCTGAAATCCAAAAGTTACAGAGTCTGCATTTCAGCGAATTACAAGTCCTTGTTCTTATACCACTCTCCCCACATACCCATGCAAATCTGCATATATAgtccttttatattttataataattccCTGAAATGGATTGCCTTAAATATTATTATAGACATGAGCAAGACGTTTCAAATACATTATGATCAAagtggaagaaaaataatatcaaaGTTTCGAAAAAAGAAACCACACCAAAAAAATCCCTTGCTCCAAGTCTTGCCTACCCAAAAAGTCCCACGTGTTTCTCATTTGTTCTTCCAGACACTCATGTGAATCCATGATTTATACTCAAAGTtggaataaaaggagagaaaacttATTTATTCTCCTTTCGGGAAGAGTATCACAAAAGGACAAGAAATCCTTTGGGTGGTCTCACAAGTAGGCTTCCTGATGGCTGGCTCGTCTACGTCAGATTGGGGCAGCAGGCAAAGCATCAGCCAGGCAGCTTGCCCAGAGACACACCTATATTTAGCCAAGGTGGTTTGTGTGGCAAGAGGGAGGGGATTTGGCCCTGCGCTCTCTGACTCATCTCGGGCACACGTGTCAGTTTCAGGAACAGCTGGACAATCTCCTGCAGAAGACAGAGTCTGATTGTAGCTTTCCTGGGCTTCAGGACTCTCCTTCCCCTAACTAAATTATCAATGAACAAGCTCCGGGAGCCATGGAACCTTCCATCAATCAGCCGGGTGATGACATTAGTGCTTGCTTTTGGCCTCGCACACTGTTTCTTTCTCCTACTTGGAGCCGGAGCCCGTGCTCTGTGCCCTGCCTGATTCTGCCCCGTGCCGGTAGAAACACCAGCTGAGCACATTTAAACAGCGTTGCCTTCAAAGAGACTTTATTTTCCTGTACTCCTTACACAAAGTTGTAGGTAGCGCACAATACTGTGACACGCAGGATTTCCGGTGATAGCTGGGGAAACATAATTTTTAGAATCCCTTTTTGAAAGATAATGCACAAGAGACAGAAGGGGCTTTGTGAATGTGAATTTCTCTGAAGAACTAGGTCAATAATCAGAGACAACTGAAGTACCTAGGACCTTGGCTTAGTCCTCTGGGGCTATTACTGTGTTCTTTGGGATGTATCACTGAGTTGAGGAACGTGAGTATCAACTAGACAGGTCAGTGGGACCTGGTCAATAGTGATGTGACAGTAGCTAAGAGTCTGaactgttttctttgggactgaactcaCATTGAAGATGCTACTTTTGATACCTAAGGCAAAGGTTTATCTGTGCCTGCCTTCTCTTTCTGATAACCCTGTCCAAAAGCTTGCCCCGACTTCCTACATTCAAAAGAAGCATTTTCcgaagaagccaaagaaaaccTTTGTTTATGAACCACAGAAGCTCAGAGTCCTAATCTTGCCATTTGTGATTTCAGCTGCCAGGCTGGCTCGCTTAGGGAACTGAAAATCAAGTTGTAATCAGAGCTATATTATTAATTAGTGGTCAATAAACATATGGCTACAAGTAGCCTCATTTGTAAGTGCATCAAAGAGAGTCACAGCCTGCATTCTAATCATGTCTATGATTGCATACACCTCCTGATGATGGAGCTAAGGAGCTTAATTGTTTGATCATGAGGGTCCATTGGGAACCTTTAGAAGGCAGTACTAAGGGCAAGTGatacacttttatttttgagacagggtttttctgtagtatATAGAatctatcctggaatttgctctgtagaccaggctggcctccaactcacagagatccacctgtcctgcctcccaagttctggaatttaaggtgtgcaccaccactgcctggcaagtgaAACACTTCTAATGGGAAGAATTAGAAAGACCCTAATTGCATGACTATCCCCACCTATTATCAGGTCATAGTGCCTGCCCTCTCTTTTCTCAAGCTCACGAAGTTTGCCTACATATTTGTAGAATCCTGTCAATGCAGAACCTCTGTTAGCGGGATTATTATTAGCCTGCTCTTGAAGTTCCTCCTTGATGGACTTTTTCCAGCATTAATGCTTTCGGTGACTGAGTGCACAACAGTCTGCTATTCTCATCAACAAAAGGACTTTTAAGTTTAGAGATTAAGTCATCTCCTTTCTTGTCCTAGTCATCATTACTCATGGTTATTCATATTTTACAATTTAATTTCAGGAAGTCTTAGGAGACCCCCTTATCAGTGAATACACCTACCCAGCCACACTCCTGATAAGCTTGTAACCAATGAAAACTTCCAACATGGTAATTTACTCCACTGTCACTGCCGGCATGGAATTACTCTGTGTGTTCTACTACTTAGGTATAGATTATCATGAATTGAATGCTTCTACTCATTTAAAGAGATTTTTGacaaagggaaggaaatggaacCTAAGGAGGGGACCTGAGATGCGAGCATAAAAGGAGAACCCCCATGCATTTCTGATATAATTTTTCTCTATGTGCATGGTAGATTATTTGGCTAGCATCAAACAATAACTGTCAAATAAATTCTCTACATGGCCGAAattcacacaaataaaatttcagaaaacttCTCTATACAGGAAAGCCCAATACTGGGTTCGAGAAAAGAGACTAGAAATGGGTCTTACCCCGCAGGCCTTGTGTCTTCAATGGCTCTGTCCACTGGAATCAGGTCACTAAGGTAGACATTGaagtttccttctttccatcttcgttctgcctccttcttctttccaggCGGAACAACCACAGGGCGCCCAAACTGACCCGGAGCATTGGGATCCCTTGGAGAAAGGGTCACATCTATTCTCAGTACATGATGCCTTCCAGAGTTTTCAGGgctgtttgtgtggttttgatggTATCGCACAGTCTGGGCCTTAACAGTCAAGTTTCTTCTTCCTGGATGGAGTCCCCCTGCTAAGGACAGCTTGGCTTGAGACACTGCTCTCTGTGGAGCTAGCAAAGAGGAAGATGTCTCGCTTTGATTTCTGGGCAAGTGTTTCTCTTGGCTTCCACCCAGTAATTTAGGGACGATAGTTTGGGTTTTAGAATCAGGTACCTCTTTGGTATCTGTCCTCAGGTCCTCCTCTTTGGTTATAACCACAACCTGGCTTTCTGAAATATTAAGTTTCTTCCCTGGTGCCACTTTGGCGCCATCATCTTCTGGCAAGCCTCCCAACTGTGTCTCATTCTTAGATGGCTTCTTTAAACGACTTGTATCAGCAATAAACTTAAAAAGAGGTAACACTTTATGGGCTTTGTGTTTTAGTTCTTtgccctgagcctcagttttctttatggctaTGTCTTCCCCAGATTTCAGGATTGGCGAGTTGGCAAAGGGTGTCTTCGATTTTGTTACTGTCTGTGACTGCTGCTTTGAGCTGTCAGTCCTGACCCTGATGGTCACATTCAGGGTCCTTTCAGATGTTTGCTTTGATGCCTGCCTGATGAGAGTGTGATTCTCTGGGGCCTCTTGTTTTGTAGTAAAGGCTTCTGTGTGTACTGATATATTGGTCAGTAACGTTCCTCTTGATGCCGCAGATGGGGTCCTCTGTGATGAAACTGTTGTTTGCTTGGGAGTCATATGCTGGGAGGAGGCTCTAGGTTTGCTGTCTctcccatctgtcttctgcacagTAAGAGGCTCTGGGAGGGTTCGCAAATGTGCAGCATGCCACAAAGGTACAgcttttccccttcccaaggggaTCTGCATTTTCCCTCTCCTCTGGACTTGGTCCATATGCTCGTCAACCTTGAGTGCGTGGTCCTCTGCCTTTCTAAAGTTCTCCTTTCCCCAAACTCCATTCCGGGGCAGCCTCATTCCTGGAATGTTGTTGTAAAGGATCTTCATTTGGTCTGGCTGGACTCTGATCCCTGTCTGCTCCCTCCTCCTGATGTTTTCTTTAAGTATCCCAGTGCTGATCTCACTGAATGAGAGGCGGAGAGCTGCCATGTCAAAGAGTAGCCAGATGACAGAAGCTACAAATATAAATGCCAAGACTCTCCCACTTCCTCGGAAAAACTTTCGGATCTTGTTCATCGTACAAAGGCGTGCTTTGCAGTGTGCCCTCCCTCTGAGTCTGCTTACCTGGAGTGGAGAGAGAATTcagacagcaacagcagcagtaccaccaccagcagcagccagTCCCCCCTCCTGAACCTAGCAGGAAACAGACGTCCAAAGGGGAAAAGCTCAGCTCCTACTGACTGCCTGTCACTCTCTGCCTGCGTGGCATTTCACTGCAAAGCATGGATGCCTGTTCACTGGCCCTGGCTAAACCCTAGTAAACACTGGCCCCAGGTGACTCCCAGAGCAGTCAACTGCAGCCACAGGATAGTTCACTGTATCTTGTCTGGGAGGGCCCATGTCCACCTTCCTTCAAGTCCAAGAAAAGGTGGGGCTCGGAGGGTGCTGCCTGCTGCcgcctgcttctctcctcccagttccctgcATGCTGTAACTCAATACCACTTCtcagaaggaaaacatttcaagCCATTACCCAGAAAACTTCATTCAGCTCTCACCTTCTGGGTTatatgggagtgtgtgtgttttaagggcAATTAAACAGAAGGCAAACTAACTTAGAGGGCATGTGTTCCTGGTTTGTAACCCCACCTACCCCACTTGTACTTATTAACCCTGTGGTACCCAGACACTGAAGTGCTTTGCTGGATCAATTAATTCTTGACCTTAatatttcagtttcagaggttaatgGGGCATCTTATAGCTTCATTGCCAGAGAGGAGTGTTTAGCTATTCAGAAGActttcacaaacacacaaagaggtacagaaaaaaaaattaaggtcagCTACTCTTTTTACACTGgtacatctttattttattt comes from the Microtus pennsylvanicus isolate mMicPen1 chromosome 9, mMicPen1.hap1, whole genome shotgun sequence genome and includes:
- the Galnt5 gene encoding polypeptide N-acetylgalactosaminyltransferase 5: MNKIRKFFRGSGRVLAFIFVASVIWLLFDMAALRLSFSEISTGILKENIRRREQTGIRVQPDQMKILYNNIPGMRLPRNGVWGKENFRKAEDHALKVDEHMDQVQRRGKMQIPLGRGKAVPLWHAAHLRTLPEPLTVQKTDGRDSKPRASSQHMTPKQTTVSSQRTPSAASRGTLLTNISVHTEAFTTKQEAPENHTLIRQASKQTSERTLNVTIRVRTDSSKQQSQTVTKSKTPFANSPILKSGEDIAIKKTEAQGKELKHKAHKVLPLFKFIADTSRLKKPSKNETQLGGLPEDDGAKVAPGKKLNISESQVVVITKEEDLRTDTKEVPDSKTQTIVPKLLGGSQEKHLPRNQSETSSSLLAPQRAVSQAKLSLAGGLHPGRRNLTVKAQTVRYHQNHTNSPENSGRHHVLRIDVTLSPRDPNAPGQFGRPVVVPPGKKKEAERRWKEGNFNVYLSDLIPVDRAIEDTRPAGCAEQLVHNDLPTTSIIMCFVDEVWSALLRSVHSVLNRSPPHLIKEILLVDDFSTKDYLKADLDKYMSQFPKVRILRLKERHGLIRARLAGAQNATGDVLTFLDSHVECNVGWLEPLLERVYLNRKKVACPVIEVINDKDMSYMTVDNFQRGVFTWPMNFGWRTIPPDVVAKSGIKETDVIRCPVMAGGLFSIDKSYFYELGTYDPGLDVWGGENMELSFKVWMCGGEIEIVPCSRVGHIFRNDNPYSFPKDRMKTVERNLVRVAEVWLDEYKDLFYGHGDHLIDQGLDVGNLTQQRELRKKLKCKGFKWYLDNVFPDLKAPVVRASGVLVNVALGKCISVENTTAMLEDCDGSSQRQQFNYTWVRLIKHGQWCLAPGTDKGPLRLQPCDNRNTSLKWLHKSASGFHPELVDHIVFENYQQLLCMEGNASQKTLTVATCNPMEPYQKWKFEQYYEG